The Musa acuminata AAA Group cultivar baxijiao unplaced genomic scaffold, Cavendish_Baxijiao_AAA HiC_scaffold_683, whole genome shotgun sequence genome has a window encoding:
- the LOC135663171 gene encoding LOW QUALITY PROTEIN: photosystem I P700 chlorophyll a apoprotein A1-like (The sequence of the model RefSeq protein was modified relative to this genomic sequence to represent the inferred CDS: deleted 1 base in 1 codon) encodes MIIRSPEPEVKIVVDRDPIKTSFEEWARPGHFSRTIAKGPDTTTWIWNLHADAHDFDSHTSDLEEISRKVFSAHFGQLSIIFLWLSGMYFHGARFSNYEAWLSDPTHIAPSAQVVWPIVGQEILNGDVGGGFRGIQITSGFFQIWRASGITSELQLYCTAIGALVFASLMLFAGWFHYHKAAPKLAWFQDVESMLNHHLAGLLGLGSLSWAGHQIHVSLPINQFLDAGVDPKEIPLPHEFILNRDLLAQLYPSFAEGATPFFTLNWSKYAEFLTFRGGLDPITGGLWLTDIAHHHLAIAILFLIAGHMYRTNWGIGHSIKDILEAHKGPFTGQGHKGLYEILTTSWHAQLSLNLAMLGSLTIIVAHHMYSMPPYPYLAIDYGTQLSLFTHHMWIGGFLIVGAAAHAAIFMVRDYDPTTRYNDLLDRVLRHRDAIISHLNWACIFLGFHSFGLYIHNDTMSALGRPQDMFSDTAIQLQPIFAQWVQNTHALAPGITAPGATASTSLTWGGGELVAVGGKVALLPIPLGTADFLVHHIHAFTIHVTVLILLKGVLFARSSRLIPDKANLGFRFPCDGPGRGGTCQVSAWDHVFLGLFWMYNAISVVIFHFSWKMQSDVWGTISDQGVVTHITGGNFAQSSITINGWLRDFLWAQASQVIQSYGSSLSAYGLFFLGAHFVWAFSLMFLFSGRGYWQELIESIVWAHNKLKVAPATQPRALSIVQGRAVGVTHYLLGGIATTWAFFLARIIAVG; translated from the exons atgattattcgttcgccggaaccagaagtgaaaattgttgtagatagggatcccataaaaacgtctttcgaggaatgggccagacccggccatttctcaagaacaatagctaagggccctgatactaccacttggatctggaacctacatgctgatgctcacgatttcgatagtcataccagtgatttggaggagatctCTCGAAAAGTATTTAGTGCTCATTTTGGTCAACTCTCCATTATCTTTCTTTGGCTGAGTGGCATGTACTTCCATGGCGCTCGTTTTTCCAATTATGAAGCATGGCTAAGTGATCCTACTCACATTGCACCCAGTGCCCAGGTAGTTTGGCCAATAGTAGGTCAAGAAATATTGAATGGTGATGTGGGTGGAGGTTTCCGAGGAATACAAATAACCTCCGGGTTTTTTCAGATTTGGCGAGCATCTGGAATAACTAGTGAATTACAACTCTATTGTACCGCCATTGGCGCATTGGTCTTTGCATCGTTAATGCTTTTTGCTGGTTGGTTCCATTATCACAAAGCCGCCCCCAAATTGGCTTGGTTCCAAGATGTAGAATCTATGTTAAATCACCACTTAGCGGGGTTACTAGGACTTGGGTCTCTTTCTTGGGCGGGACAC CAAATCCATGTATCTTTACCGATTAACCAATTTCTCGACGCTGGAGTTGATCCTAAAGAGATACCGCTTCCTCATGAATTTATCTTGAATCGGGACCTTTTGGCTCAACTTTATCCCAGTTTTGCCGAGGGAGCAACCCCCTTTTTCACCTTGAATTGGTCAAAATACGCGGAATTTCTTACTTTTCGCGGAGGATTGGACCCAATAACAGGTGGTCtatggctgaccgatattgcacaccatcatttagctattgcaattcttttcctgatcgctggtcatatgtatagaacCAACTGGGGCATTGGTCATAGCATTAAAGACATTTTAGAGGCTCATAAAGGTCCATTTACAGGCCAGGGCCATAAAGGACTCTATGAAATCCTAACAACGTCGTGGCATGCTCAATTATCTCTTAACCTGGCTATGTTAGGCTCTTTAACCATTATTGTAGCTCACCATATGTATTCCATGCCTCCCTATCCATACCTAGCTATTGACTATGGTACACAACTTTCGTTGTTCACACATCACATGTGGATCGGTGGGTTTCTCATAGTTGGTGCTGCTGCACATGCAGCAATTTTTATGGTAAGAGATTACGATCCAACTACTCGATACAACGATCTATTAGATCGTGTCCTTAGACACCGCGATGCAATCATATCACATCTTAACTGGGCATGTATATTTCTGGGTTTTCACAGTTTTGGCTTGTATATTCATAATGATACCATGAGCGCTTTAGGGCGTCCACAAGATATGTTTTCAGATACCGCTATACAATTACAACCCATCTTTGCTCAATGGGTACAAAACACCCATGCTTTAGCACCCGGCATAACAGCTCCTGGTGCAACAGCAAGTACCAGCTTAACTTGGGGAGGTGGTGAGTTGGTAGCAGTAGGCGGCAAAGTAGCTTTGTTACCTATTCCATTAGGAACCGCAGACTTCTTAGTCCATCATATTCATGCATTTACGATCCACGTGACTGTATTGATACTACTGAAAGGTGTTCTATTTGCTCGCAGTTCCCGTTTGATACCTGATAAAGCAAATCTTGGTTTTCGTTTTCCTTGTGATGGACCTGGAAGAGGGGGGACATGTCAAGTATCTGCCTGGGATCATGTCTTCTTAGGTCTATTCTGGATGTACAATGCGATTTCCGTAGTTATTTTCCATTTCAGTTGGAAAATGCAGTCGGATGTTTGGGGTACTATAAGTGATCAAGGGGTAGTAACTCATATTACAGGAGGAAACTTTGCGCAGAGTTCCATTACTATTAATGGGTGGCTTCGAGATTTCTTATGGGCACAGGCATCTCAGGTAATTCAGTCTTATGGTTCTTCATTATCTGCATATGGTCTCTTTTTCTTAGGTGCTCATTTTGTCTGGGCTTTCAGTTTAATGTTTCTATTCAGTGGCCGTGGTTATTGGCAAGAACTCATTGAATCCATCGTTTGGGCTCATAACAAATTAAAAGTTGCTCCTGCTACTCAGCCTAGAGCCTTGAGCATTGTACAAGGACGTGCTGTAGGAGTAACCCATTACCTTCTGGGTGGAATTGCCACAACATGGGCATTCTTCTTAGCAAGAATTATTGCAGTAGGATAA